The Panicum virgatum strain AP13 chromosome 5K, P.virgatum_v5, whole genome shotgun sequence genome has a window encoding:
- the LOC120705779 gene encoding type IV inositol polyphosphate 5-phosphatase 3-like isoform X4 encodes MVVVKQRRMSGEVFWPKIVLKKWLNLKSKDLDFGADEDEDDDDGSDIDDQENCGCDGDGARRPADGGAQITDEILESAPYKLRRTNSETLRAQYINTKELRVCVGTWNAGGRAPPEDLDIAEWLGTASGAEPADIYVLGFQEVVPLNAGNVFGAEDGRPAVAWESVIRGTLRRAQPSKPKYRFYSHPPSPSRFDLPVDAAAAADELLPGTDTETDTDDDAPFAFPVQPERYAAATPRKLSRLNHFSVVDDSEPNGDEPGELEPGAPPQRTLLRSLSRADRVGLVWPEQPLDLVPARAMSAAASSASFKASKSFRAYKSFRGSSRVAADAPADDLPMIPDLDLDLDRALRKKSRSPFVRIVSKQMVGIFLTVWVRRGLRKCVQNLKVSTVGVGAMGYIGNKGAVSVSMSIYQTMFCFVCSHLAAGEKPGDVHKRNADVQEIHRRTRFPAPGDQQLLRDIHDHDRIFWMGDLNYRLDVSYERAHELISTRSWSKLAEMDQLKRELKKGRAFDGWAEGVLEFAPTYKYALSSGRYVGDEHKGGRRTPAWCDRVLSYGKGLRLLSYRRSELALSDHRPVTATYAAEVEVFCSRKLQRALTLTDAEVEGGQVVPDLDF; translated from the exons ATGGTGGTGGTGAAGCAGAGGAGGATGTCGGGAGAG GTGTTCTGGCCCAAGATCGTGCTCAAGAAGTGGCTCAACCTCAAGAGCAAGGACTTGGACTTcggcgccgacgaggacgaggacgacgacgacggcagcgacaTTGACGACCAAG AGAACTGCGGCTGCGACGGCGAtggcgctcgccggccggcagACGGCGGTGCTCAGATCACCG ATGAGATACTGGAGAGCGCGCCGTACAAGCTGAGGAGGACGAACTCGGAGACCCTGCGCGCGCAgtacatcaacaccaaggaaCTGAG GGTCTGCGTCGGCACCTGGAACGCCGGCGGCAGGGCCCCGCCGGAGGACCTCGACATCGCCGAGTGGCTCGGCACCGCCTCCGGCGCCGAGCCCGCCGACATCTACGTGCTCGG GTTCCAGGAGGTGGTGCCGCTGAACGCCGGCAACGTGTTCGGCGCGGaggacggccggccggcggtggcgtgggAGTCCGTGATCCGTGGCACGCTCAGGCGGGCCCAGCCGTCGAAGCCCAAGTACAGGTTCTACAGCcacccgccctcgccgtcgcggttCGACCTGCCGgtcgacgccgcggccgccgccgacgagctgcTTCCCGGCACAGACACCGAGACCGACACCGATGACGACGCGCCGTTCGCCTTCCCCGTGCAGCCGGAGCGGTACGCCGCGGCGACCCCGAGGAAGCTGAGCAGGCTCAACCACTTCAGCGTCGTGGATGACTCGGAGCCCAACGGCGACGAACCTGGCGAGCTCGAGCCGGGCGCTCCTCCGCAGCGGACGCTTCTGAGGTCGCTGAGCCGGGCGGACAGGGTCGGGCTGGTCTGGCCGGAGCAGCCGCTGGACCTGGTGCCCGCGCGCGCcatgagcgccgccgcgtcgtcggcgtcgttcAAGGCGTCCAAGTCGTTCAGGGCCTACAAGTCGTTCAGGGGGTCGTcccgcgtcgccgccgacgcgccgGCGGACGACCTGCCGATGATCCCGGACCTCGACCTGGACCTCGACCGCGCGCTGCGCAAGAAGAGCCGGTCCCCGTTCGTGAGGATCGTGAGCAAGCAGATGGTGGGCATCTTCCTGACGGTCTGGGTGAGGAGGGGGCTCAGGAAGTGCGTCCAGAACCTCAAGGTCTCCaccgtcggcgtcggcgccaTGGGCTACATTGGCAACAAG GGAGCCGTGTCAGTGAGCATGTCCATCTACCAGACCATGTTCTGCTTCGTGTgcagccacctcgccgccggcgagaagCCCGGCGACGTCCACAAGCGGAACGCCGACGTGCAGGAGATCCACCGGCGGACGCGTTTCCCTGCCCCGGGTGACCAGCAGCTGCTCAGAGACATCCACGACCATGA CCGGATCTTCTGGATGGGTGATCTGAACTACCGCCTCGACGTGTCGTACGAGAGAGCCCACGAGCTGATCTCGACGAGGAGCTGGTCCAAGCTAGCCGAGATGGATCAG CTGAAGCGCGAGCTGAAGAAGGGGCGGGCGTTCGACGGGTGGGCGGAGGGCGTGCTCGAGTTCGCGCCGACCTACAAGTACGCGCTGAGCTCCGGCAGGTACGTCGGCGACGAGCACAAGGGCGGGCGGCGGACCCCGGCGTGGTGCGACCGGGTGCTGTCGTACGGGAAGGGGCTGCGGCTGCTGAGCTACCGGCGGTCGGAGCTGGCGCTGTCGGACCACCGGCCGGTGACGGCCACGTacgcggcggaggtggaggtgtTCTGCAGCCGGAAGCTGCAGAGGGCGCTGACGCTGACGGACGCCGAGGTGGAGGGCGGGCAGGTCGTGCCGGACCTCGATTTTTAA
- the LOC120705779 gene encoding type IV inositol polyphosphate 5-phosphatase 3-like isoform X2, producing the protein MVVVKQRRMSGEVFWPKIVLKKWLNLKSKDLDFGADEDEDDDDGSDIDDQENCGCDGDGARRPADGGAQITDEILESAPYKLRRTNSETLRAQYINTKELRVCVGTWNAGGRAPPEDLDIAEWLGTASGAEPADIYVLGFQEVVPLNAGNVFGAEDGRPAVAWESVIRGTLRRAQPSKPKYRFYSHPPSPSRFDLPVDAAAAADELLPGTDTETDTDDDAPFAFPVQPERYAAATPRKLSRLNHFSVVDDSEPNGDEPGELEPGAPPQRTLLRSLSRADRVGLVWPEQPLDLVPARAMSAAASSASFKASKSFRAYKSFRGSSRVAADAPADDLPMIPDLDLDLDRALRKKSRSPFVRIVSKQMVGIFLTVWVRRGLRKCVQNLKVSTVGVGAMGYIGNKGAVSVSMSIYQTMFCFVCSHLAAGEKPGDVHKRNADVQEIHRRTRFPAPGDQQLLRDIHDHDFCSRIFWMGDLNYRLDVSYERAHELISTRSWSKLAEMDQLKRELKKGRAFDGWAEGVLEFAPTYKYALSSGRYVGDEHKGGRRTPAWCDRVLSYGKGLRLLSYRRSELALSDHRPVTATYAAEVEVFCSRKLQRALTLTDAEVEGGQVVPDLDF; encoded by the exons ATGGTGGTGGTGAAGCAGAGGAGGATGTCGGGAGAG GTGTTCTGGCCCAAGATCGTGCTCAAGAAGTGGCTCAACCTCAAGAGCAAGGACTTGGACTTcggcgccgacgaggacgaggacgacgacgacggcagcgacaTTGACGACCAAG AGAACTGCGGCTGCGACGGCGAtggcgctcgccggccggcagACGGCGGTGCTCAGATCACCG ATGAGATACTGGAGAGCGCGCCGTACAAGCTGAGGAGGACGAACTCGGAGACCCTGCGCGCGCAgtacatcaacaccaaggaaCTGAG GGTCTGCGTCGGCACCTGGAACGCCGGCGGCAGGGCCCCGCCGGAGGACCTCGACATCGCCGAGTGGCTCGGCACCGCCTCCGGCGCCGAGCCCGCCGACATCTACGTGCTCGG GTTCCAGGAGGTGGTGCCGCTGAACGCCGGCAACGTGTTCGGCGCGGaggacggccggccggcggtggcgtgggAGTCCGTGATCCGTGGCACGCTCAGGCGGGCCCAGCCGTCGAAGCCCAAGTACAGGTTCTACAGCcacccgccctcgccgtcgcggttCGACCTGCCGgtcgacgccgcggccgccgccgacgagctgcTTCCCGGCACAGACACCGAGACCGACACCGATGACGACGCGCCGTTCGCCTTCCCCGTGCAGCCGGAGCGGTACGCCGCGGCGACCCCGAGGAAGCTGAGCAGGCTCAACCACTTCAGCGTCGTGGATGACTCGGAGCCCAACGGCGACGAACCTGGCGAGCTCGAGCCGGGCGCTCCTCCGCAGCGGACGCTTCTGAGGTCGCTGAGCCGGGCGGACAGGGTCGGGCTGGTCTGGCCGGAGCAGCCGCTGGACCTGGTGCCCGCGCGCGCcatgagcgccgccgcgtcgtcggcgtcgttcAAGGCGTCCAAGTCGTTCAGGGCCTACAAGTCGTTCAGGGGGTCGTcccgcgtcgccgccgacgcgccgGCGGACGACCTGCCGATGATCCCGGACCTCGACCTGGACCTCGACCGCGCGCTGCGCAAGAAGAGCCGGTCCCCGTTCGTGAGGATCGTGAGCAAGCAGATGGTGGGCATCTTCCTGACGGTCTGGGTGAGGAGGGGGCTCAGGAAGTGCGTCCAGAACCTCAAGGTCTCCaccgtcggcgtcggcgccaTGGGCTACATTGGCAACAAG GGAGCCGTGTCAGTGAGCATGTCCATCTACCAGACCATGTTCTGCTTCGTGTgcagccacctcgccgccggcgagaagCCCGGCGACGTCCACAAGCGGAACGCCGACGTGCAGGAGATCCACCGGCGGACGCGTTTCCCTGCCCCGGGTGACCAGCAGCTGCTCAGAGACATCCACGACCA TGATTTCTGCAGCCGGATCTTCTGGATGGGTGATCTGAACTACCGCCTCGACGTGTCGTACGAGAGAGCCCACGAGCTGATCTCGACGAGGAGCTGGTCCAAGCTAGCCGAGATGGATCAG CTGAAGCGCGAGCTGAAGAAGGGGCGGGCGTTCGACGGGTGGGCGGAGGGCGTGCTCGAGTTCGCGCCGACCTACAAGTACGCGCTGAGCTCCGGCAGGTACGTCGGCGACGAGCACAAGGGCGGGCGGCGGACCCCGGCGTGGTGCGACCGGGTGCTGTCGTACGGGAAGGGGCTGCGGCTGCTGAGCTACCGGCGGTCGGAGCTGGCGCTGTCGGACCACCGGCCGGTGACGGCCACGTacgcggcggaggtggaggtgtTCTGCAGCCGGAAGCTGCAGAGGGCGCTGACGCTGACGGACGCCGAGGTGGAGGGCGGGCAGGTCGTGCCGGACCTCGATTTTTAA
- the LOC120705779 gene encoding type IV inositol polyphosphate 5-phosphatase 3-like isoform X3 — protein sequence MMLIGGAVAVRVQVFWPKIVLKKWLNLKSKDLDFGADEDEDDDDGSDIDDQENCGCDGDGARRPADGGAQITDEILESAPYKLRRTNSETLRAQYINTKELRVCVGTWNAGGRAPPEDLDIAEWLGTASGAEPADIYVLGFQEVVPLNAGNVFGAEDGRPAVAWESVIRGTLRRAQPSKPKYRFYSHPPSPSRFDLPVDAAAAADELLPGTDTETDTDDDAPFAFPVQPERYAAATPRKLSRLNHFSVVDDSEPNGDEPGELEPGAPPQRTLLRSLSRADRVGLVWPEQPLDLVPARAMSAAASSASFKASKSFRAYKSFRGSSRVAADAPADDLPMIPDLDLDLDRALRKKSRSPFVRIVSKQMVGIFLTVWVRRGLRKCVQNLKVSTVGVGAMGYIGNKGAVSVSMSIYQTMFCFVCSHLAAGEKPGDVHKRNADVQEIHRRTRFPAPGDQQLLRDIHDHDRIFWMGDLNYRLDVSYERAHELISTRSWSKLAEMDQLKRELKKGRAFDGWAEGVLEFAPTYKYALSSGRYVGDEHKGGRRTPAWCDRVLSYGKGLRLLSYRRSELALSDHRPVTATYAAEVEVFCSRKLQRALTLTDAEVEGGQVVPDLDF from the exons ATGATGCTGATTGGCGGCGCCGTTGCTGTGCGGGTGCAGGTGTTCTGGCCCAAGATCGTGCTCAAGAAGTGGCTCAACCTCAAGAGCAAGGACTTGGACTTcggcgccgacgaggacgaggacgacgacgacggcagcgacaTTGACGACCAAG AGAACTGCGGCTGCGACGGCGAtggcgctcgccggccggcagACGGCGGTGCTCAGATCACCG ATGAGATACTGGAGAGCGCGCCGTACAAGCTGAGGAGGACGAACTCGGAGACCCTGCGCGCGCAgtacatcaacaccaaggaaCTGAG GGTCTGCGTCGGCACCTGGAACGCCGGCGGCAGGGCCCCGCCGGAGGACCTCGACATCGCCGAGTGGCTCGGCACCGCCTCCGGCGCCGAGCCCGCCGACATCTACGTGCTCGG GTTCCAGGAGGTGGTGCCGCTGAACGCCGGCAACGTGTTCGGCGCGGaggacggccggccggcggtggcgtgggAGTCCGTGATCCGTGGCACGCTCAGGCGGGCCCAGCCGTCGAAGCCCAAGTACAGGTTCTACAGCcacccgccctcgccgtcgcggttCGACCTGCCGgtcgacgccgcggccgccgccgacgagctgcTTCCCGGCACAGACACCGAGACCGACACCGATGACGACGCGCCGTTCGCCTTCCCCGTGCAGCCGGAGCGGTACGCCGCGGCGACCCCGAGGAAGCTGAGCAGGCTCAACCACTTCAGCGTCGTGGATGACTCGGAGCCCAACGGCGACGAACCTGGCGAGCTCGAGCCGGGCGCTCCTCCGCAGCGGACGCTTCTGAGGTCGCTGAGCCGGGCGGACAGGGTCGGGCTGGTCTGGCCGGAGCAGCCGCTGGACCTGGTGCCCGCGCGCGCcatgagcgccgccgcgtcgtcggcgtcgttcAAGGCGTCCAAGTCGTTCAGGGCCTACAAGTCGTTCAGGGGGTCGTcccgcgtcgccgccgacgcgccgGCGGACGACCTGCCGATGATCCCGGACCTCGACCTGGACCTCGACCGCGCGCTGCGCAAGAAGAGCCGGTCCCCGTTCGTGAGGATCGTGAGCAAGCAGATGGTGGGCATCTTCCTGACGGTCTGGGTGAGGAGGGGGCTCAGGAAGTGCGTCCAGAACCTCAAGGTCTCCaccgtcggcgtcggcgccaTGGGCTACATTGGCAACAAG GGAGCCGTGTCAGTGAGCATGTCCATCTACCAGACCATGTTCTGCTTCGTGTgcagccacctcgccgccggcgagaagCCCGGCGACGTCCACAAGCGGAACGCCGACGTGCAGGAGATCCACCGGCGGACGCGTTTCCCTGCCCCGGGTGACCAGCAGCTGCTCAGAGACATCCACGACCATGA CCGGATCTTCTGGATGGGTGATCTGAACTACCGCCTCGACGTGTCGTACGAGAGAGCCCACGAGCTGATCTCGACGAGGAGCTGGTCCAAGCTAGCCGAGATGGATCAG CTGAAGCGCGAGCTGAAGAAGGGGCGGGCGTTCGACGGGTGGGCGGAGGGCGTGCTCGAGTTCGCGCCGACCTACAAGTACGCGCTGAGCTCCGGCAGGTACGTCGGCGACGAGCACAAGGGCGGGCGGCGGACCCCGGCGTGGTGCGACCGGGTGCTGTCGTACGGGAAGGGGCTGCGGCTGCTGAGCTACCGGCGGTCGGAGCTGGCGCTGTCGGACCACCGGCCGGTGACGGCCACGTacgcggcggaggtggaggtgtTCTGCAGCCGGAAGCTGCAGAGGGCGCTGACGCTGACGGACGCCGAGGTGGAGGGCGGGCAGGTCGTGCCGGACCTCGATTTTTAA
- the LOC120705779 gene encoding type IV inositol polyphosphate 5-phosphatase 3-like isoform X1: MMLIGGAVAVRVQVFWPKIVLKKWLNLKSKDLDFGADEDEDDDDGSDIDDQENCGCDGDGARRPADGGAQITDEILESAPYKLRRTNSETLRAQYINTKELRVCVGTWNAGGRAPPEDLDIAEWLGTASGAEPADIYVLGFQEVVPLNAGNVFGAEDGRPAVAWESVIRGTLRRAQPSKPKYRFYSHPPSPSRFDLPVDAAAAADELLPGTDTETDTDDDAPFAFPVQPERYAAATPRKLSRLNHFSVVDDSEPNGDEPGELEPGAPPQRTLLRSLSRADRVGLVWPEQPLDLVPARAMSAAASSASFKASKSFRAYKSFRGSSRVAADAPADDLPMIPDLDLDLDRALRKKSRSPFVRIVSKQMVGIFLTVWVRRGLRKCVQNLKVSTVGVGAMGYIGNKGAVSVSMSIYQTMFCFVCSHLAAGEKPGDVHKRNADVQEIHRRTRFPAPGDQQLLRDIHDHDFCSRIFWMGDLNYRLDVSYERAHELISTRSWSKLAEMDQLKRELKKGRAFDGWAEGVLEFAPTYKYALSSGRYVGDEHKGGRRTPAWCDRVLSYGKGLRLLSYRRSELALSDHRPVTATYAAEVEVFCSRKLQRALTLTDAEVEGGQVVPDLDF, from the exons ATGATGCTGATTGGCGGCGCCGTTGCTGTGCGGGTGCAGGTGTTCTGGCCCAAGATCGTGCTCAAGAAGTGGCTCAACCTCAAGAGCAAGGACTTGGACTTcggcgccgacgaggacgaggacgacgacgacggcagcgacaTTGACGACCAAG AGAACTGCGGCTGCGACGGCGAtggcgctcgccggccggcagACGGCGGTGCTCAGATCACCG ATGAGATACTGGAGAGCGCGCCGTACAAGCTGAGGAGGACGAACTCGGAGACCCTGCGCGCGCAgtacatcaacaccaaggaaCTGAG GGTCTGCGTCGGCACCTGGAACGCCGGCGGCAGGGCCCCGCCGGAGGACCTCGACATCGCCGAGTGGCTCGGCACCGCCTCCGGCGCCGAGCCCGCCGACATCTACGTGCTCGG GTTCCAGGAGGTGGTGCCGCTGAACGCCGGCAACGTGTTCGGCGCGGaggacggccggccggcggtggcgtgggAGTCCGTGATCCGTGGCACGCTCAGGCGGGCCCAGCCGTCGAAGCCCAAGTACAGGTTCTACAGCcacccgccctcgccgtcgcggttCGACCTGCCGgtcgacgccgcggccgccgccgacgagctgcTTCCCGGCACAGACACCGAGACCGACACCGATGACGACGCGCCGTTCGCCTTCCCCGTGCAGCCGGAGCGGTACGCCGCGGCGACCCCGAGGAAGCTGAGCAGGCTCAACCACTTCAGCGTCGTGGATGACTCGGAGCCCAACGGCGACGAACCTGGCGAGCTCGAGCCGGGCGCTCCTCCGCAGCGGACGCTTCTGAGGTCGCTGAGCCGGGCGGACAGGGTCGGGCTGGTCTGGCCGGAGCAGCCGCTGGACCTGGTGCCCGCGCGCGCcatgagcgccgccgcgtcgtcggcgtcgttcAAGGCGTCCAAGTCGTTCAGGGCCTACAAGTCGTTCAGGGGGTCGTcccgcgtcgccgccgacgcgccgGCGGACGACCTGCCGATGATCCCGGACCTCGACCTGGACCTCGACCGCGCGCTGCGCAAGAAGAGCCGGTCCCCGTTCGTGAGGATCGTGAGCAAGCAGATGGTGGGCATCTTCCTGACGGTCTGGGTGAGGAGGGGGCTCAGGAAGTGCGTCCAGAACCTCAAGGTCTCCaccgtcggcgtcggcgccaTGGGCTACATTGGCAACAAG GGAGCCGTGTCAGTGAGCATGTCCATCTACCAGACCATGTTCTGCTTCGTGTgcagccacctcgccgccggcgagaagCCCGGCGACGTCCACAAGCGGAACGCCGACGTGCAGGAGATCCACCGGCGGACGCGTTTCCCTGCCCCGGGTGACCAGCAGCTGCTCAGAGACATCCACGACCA TGATTTCTGCAGCCGGATCTTCTGGATGGGTGATCTGAACTACCGCCTCGACGTGTCGTACGAGAGAGCCCACGAGCTGATCTCGACGAGGAGCTGGTCCAAGCTAGCCGAGATGGATCAG CTGAAGCGCGAGCTGAAGAAGGGGCGGGCGTTCGACGGGTGGGCGGAGGGCGTGCTCGAGTTCGCGCCGACCTACAAGTACGCGCTGAGCTCCGGCAGGTACGTCGGCGACGAGCACAAGGGCGGGCGGCGGACCCCGGCGTGGTGCGACCGGGTGCTGTCGTACGGGAAGGGGCTGCGGCTGCTGAGCTACCGGCGGTCGGAGCTGGCGCTGTCGGACCACCGGCCGGTGACGGCCACGTacgcggcggaggtggaggtgtTCTGCAGCCGGAAGCTGCAGAGGGCGCTGACGCTGACGGACGCCGAGGTGGAGGGCGGGCAGGTCGTGCCGGACCTCGATTTTTAA
- the LOC120705779 gene encoding type IV inositol polyphosphate 5-phosphatase 3-like isoform X5 gives MLNSAASDEILESAPYKLRRTNSETLRAQYINTKELRVCVGTWNAGGRAPPEDLDIAEWLGTASGAEPADIYVLGFQEVVPLNAGNVFGAEDGRPAVAWESVIRGTLRRAQPSKPKYRFYSHPPSPSRFDLPVDAAAAADELLPGTDTETDTDDDAPFAFPVQPERYAAATPRKLSRLNHFSVVDDSEPNGDEPGELEPGAPPQRTLLRSLSRADRVGLVWPEQPLDLVPARAMSAAASSASFKASKSFRAYKSFRGSSRVAADAPADDLPMIPDLDLDLDRALRKKSRSPFVRIVSKQMVGIFLTVWVRRGLRKCVQNLKVSTVGVGAMGYIGNKGAVSVSMSIYQTMFCFVCSHLAAGEKPGDVHKRNADVQEIHRRTRFPAPGDQQLLRDIHDHDFCSRIFWMGDLNYRLDVSYERAHELISTRSWSKLAEMDQLKRELKKGRAFDGWAEGVLEFAPTYKYALSSGRYVGDEHKGGRRTPAWCDRVLSYGKGLRLLSYRRSELALSDHRPVTATYAAEVEVFCSRKLQRALTLTDAEVEGGQVVPDLDF, from the exons ATGCTGAACTCTGCTGCATCAGATGAGATACTGGAGAGCGCGCCGTACAAGCTGAGGAGGACGAACTCGGAGACCCTGCGCGCGCAgtacatcaacaccaaggaaCTGAG GGTCTGCGTCGGCACCTGGAACGCCGGCGGCAGGGCCCCGCCGGAGGACCTCGACATCGCCGAGTGGCTCGGCACCGCCTCCGGCGCCGAGCCCGCCGACATCTACGTGCTCGG GTTCCAGGAGGTGGTGCCGCTGAACGCCGGCAACGTGTTCGGCGCGGaggacggccggccggcggtggcgtgggAGTCCGTGATCCGTGGCACGCTCAGGCGGGCCCAGCCGTCGAAGCCCAAGTACAGGTTCTACAGCcacccgccctcgccgtcgcggttCGACCTGCCGgtcgacgccgcggccgccgccgacgagctgcTTCCCGGCACAGACACCGAGACCGACACCGATGACGACGCGCCGTTCGCCTTCCCCGTGCAGCCGGAGCGGTACGCCGCGGCGACCCCGAGGAAGCTGAGCAGGCTCAACCACTTCAGCGTCGTGGATGACTCGGAGCCCAACGGCGACGAACCTGGCGAGCTCGAGCCGGGCGCTCCTCCGCAGCGGACGCTTCTGAGGTCGCTGAGCCGGGCGGACAGGGTCGGGCTGGTCTGGCCGGAGCAGCCGCTGGACCTGGTGCCCGCGCGCGCcatgagcgccgccgcgtcgtcggcgtcgttcAAGGCGTCCAAGTCGTTCAGGGCCTACAAGTCGTTCAGGGGGTCGTcccgcgtcgccgccgacgcgccgGCGGACGACCTGCCGATGATCCCGGACCTCGACCTGGACCTCGACCGCGCGCTGCGCAAGAAGAGCCGGTCCCCGTTCGTGAGGATCGTGAGCAAGCAGATGGTGGGCATCTTCCTGACGGTCTGGGTGAGGAGGGGGCTCAGGAAGTGCGTCCAGAACCTCAAGGTCTCCaccgtcggcgtcggcgccaTGGGCTACATTGGCAACAAG GGAGCCGTGTCAGTGAGCATGTCCATCTACCAGACCATGTTCTGCTTCGTGTgcagccacctcgccgccggcgagaagCCCGGCGACGTCCACAAGCGGAACGCCGACGTGCAGGAGATCCACCGGCGGACGCGTTTCCCTGCCCCGGGTGACCAGCAGCTGCTCAGAGACATCCACGACCA TGATTTCTGCAGCCGGATCTTCTGGATGGGTGATCTGAACTACCGCCTCGACGTGTCGTACGAGAGAGCCCACGAGCTGATCTCGACGAGGAGCTGGTCCAAGCTAGCCGAGATGGATCAG CTGAAGCGCGAGCTGAAGAAGGGGCGGGCGTTCGACGGGTGGGCGGAGGGCGTGCTCGAGTTCGCGCCGACCTACAAGTACGCGCTGAGCTCCGGCAGGTACGTCGGCGACGAGCACAAGGGCGGGCGGCGGACCCCGGCGTGGTGCGACCGGGTGCTGTCGTACGGGAAGGGGCTGCGGCTGCTGAGCTACCGGCGGTCGGAGCTGGCGCTGTCGGACCACCGGCCGGTGACGGCCACGTacgcggcggaggtggaggtgtTCTGCAGCCGGAAGCTGCAGAGGGCGCTGACGCTGACGGACGCCGAGGTGGAGGGCGGGCAGGTCGTGCCGGACCTCGATTTTTAA
- the LOC120705779 gene encoding type IV inositol polyphosphate 5-phosphatase 3-like isoform X6 — MLNSAASDEILESAPYKLRRTNSETLRAQYINTKELRVCVGTWNAGGRAPPEDLDIAEWLGTASGAEPADIYVLGFQEVVPLNAGNVFGAEDGRPAVAWESVIRGTLRRAQPSKPKYRFYSHPPSPSRFDLPVDAAAAADELLPGTDTETDTDDDAPFAFPVQPERYAAATPRKLSRLNHFSVVDDSEPNGDEPGELEPGAPPQRTLLRSLSRADRVGLVWPEQPLDLVPARAMSAAASSASFKASKSFRAYKSFRGSSRVAADAPADDLPMIPDLDLDLDRALRKKSRSPFVRIVSKQMVGIFLTVWVRRGLRKCVQNLKVSTVGVGAMGYIGNKGAVSVSMSIYQTMFCFVCSHLAAGEKPGDVHKRNADVQEIHRRTRFPAPGDQQLLRDIHDHDRIFWMGDLNYRLDVSYERAHELISTRSWSKLAEMDQLKRELKKGRAFDGWAEGVLEFAPTYKYALSSGRYVGDEHKGGRRTPAWCDRVLSYGKGLRLLSYRRSELALSDHRPVTATYAAEVEVFCSRKLQRALTLTDAEVEGGQVVPDLDF; from the exons ATGCTGAACTCTGCTGCATCAGATGAGATACTGGAGAGCGCGCCGTACAAGCTGAGGAGGACGAACTCGGAGACCCTGCGCGCGCAgtacatcaacaccaaggaaCTGAG GGTCTGCGTCGGCACCTGGAACGCCGGCGGCAGGGCCCCGCCGGAGGACCTCGACATCGCCGAGTGGCTCGGCACCGCCTCCGGCGCCGAGCCCGCCGACATCTACGTGCTCGG GTTCCAGGAGGTGGTGCCGCTGAACGCCGGCAACGTGTTCGGCGCGGaggacggccggccggcggtggcgtgggAGTCCGTGATCCGTGGCACGCTCAGGCGGGCCCAGCCGTCGAAGCCCAAGTACAGGTTCTACAGCcacccgccctcgccgtcgcggttCGACCTGCCGgtcgacgccgcggccgccgccgacgagctgcTTCCCGGCACAGACACCGAGACCGACACCGATGACGACGCGCCGTTCGCCTTCCCCGTGCAGCCGGAGCGGTACGCCGCGGCGACCCCGAGGAAGCTGAGCAGGCTCAACCACTTCAGCGTCGTGGATGACTCGGAGCCCAACGGCGACGAACCTGGCGAGCTCGAGCCGGGCGCTCCTCCGCAGCGGACGCTTCTGAGGTCGCTGAGCCGGGCGGACAGGGTCGGGCTGGTCTGGCCGGAGCAGCCGCTGGACCTGGTGCCCGCGCGCGCcatgagcgccgccgcgtcgtcggcgtcgttcAAGGCGTCCAAGTCGTTCAGGGCCTACAAGTCGTTCAGGGGGTCGTcccgcgtcgccgccgacgcgccgGCGGACGACCTGCCGATGATCCCGGACCTCGACCTGGACCTCGACCGCGCGCTGCGCAAGAAGAGCCGGTCCCCGTTCGTGAGGATCGTGAGCAAGCAGATGGTGGGCATCTTCCTGACGGTCTGGGTGAGGAGGGGGCTCAGGAAGTGCGTCCAGAACCTCAAGGTCTCCaccgtcggcgtcggcgccaTGGGCTACATTGGCAACAAG GGAGCCGTGTCAGTGAGCATGTCCATCTACCAGACCATGTTCTGCTTCGTGTgcagccacctcgccgccggcgagaagCCCGGCGACGTCCACAAGCGGAACGCCGACGTGCAGGAGATCCACCGGCGGACGCGTTTCCCTGCCCCGGGTGACCAGCAGCTGCTCAGAGACATCCACGACCATGA CCGGATCTTCTGGATGGGTGATCTGAACTACCGCCTCGACGTGTCGTACGAGAGAGCCCACGAGCTGATCTCGACGAGGAGCTGGTCCAAGCTAGCCGAGATGGATCAG CTGAAGCGCGAGCTGAAGAAGGGGCGGGCGTTCGACGGGTGGGCGGAGGGCGTGCTCGAGTTCGCGCCGACCTACAAGTACGCGCTGAGCTCCGGCAGGTACGTCGGCGACGAGCACAAGGGCGGGCGGCGGACCCCGGCGTGGTGCGACCGGGTGCTGTCGTACGGGAAGGGGCTGCGGCTGCTGAGCTACCGGCGGTCGGAGCTGGCGCTGTCGGACCACCGGCCGGTGACGGCCACGTacgcggcggaggtggaggtgtTCTGCAGCCGGAAGCTGCAGAGGGCGCTGACGCTGACGGACGCCGAGGTGGAGGGCGGGCAGGTCGTGCCGGACCTCGATTTTTAA